The following is a genomic window from Chlorocebus sabaeus isolate Y175 chromosome 24, mChlSab1.0.hap1, whole genome shotgun sequence.
TCAATGGCTCCCCATAGCCCCTGGGACTGTCAGTCCCACCTTCTCGCCTCTGCACCCCAGGTTTCTCATCTAACACAAGGCTCCCTGTCCCTGCTGTGCCCACAGTCCAGCATGGCTGGGACAATCAAGAGGGTGACTCTGCCCCTTCCCCAAGGCCTGCTGGCCTTCCCCGAGGCCTGGAGCTACTCCCTTCTGAAGCTCACTTCTCCCGCAGGTCAGGATCCAGACGGAGCCAAAGTACACAGGCATCTGGCACTGCATCCGGGATACGTATCACCGAGAGCGCGTAGGTCTGGGGTCAGGGTGTGggcagggagacagggaggggatGCTGGGCTCCCCACTGGGTCTCAGCTCTCTCACCTTCCACATGGGAATAGTTCTGCCAATCTCGTGGGTTCCTCTGAGGACTGGAGCCAGGTCATCTGGCAGCTAGAGGGGCCTCAGAAGGAGGTTCCCACCTCCAGCAGAGGGTCTAGAGGTAGCGTTCAGGCCTTTGAAGGTCAGAGGAGGGACCCATGCACCGCATTTCTGGCTCCTCCAGGCCAGGTACCCCTTGAAGGCAGTGTTGGGTGGAGTCTTCAGGGTCTAGCTTAGAGACCTGTCCAGAGGCAGGACTTGGTGATATTCTCCAAAGTGAACTTGGGGCTTGATGCAGGCCAGGAGCTAGCTTGTGAAAGCAGTAGAGGCATAACATGCTGTTAATAGTTCAttatcaggccaggtgcggtggctcacgcctgtaatcccagcactttgggaggccgaggcaggcggatcacctgtggtcaggagttcgagaccagccttgccaacatggtgaaaccctgtctctactgaaaatacaaaaattagctggaggtggtgagcaggcagctgctcaggaggctgaggcaggagaatcgcttgaacctgggaggtggaggttgcggtgagctgagatcttgccacagcactccagcctgggcaacagagtgagactctgtctcaaaaaaaaaaaaaaaaaaaaaaaaaagttcatcatcatcAAGCAGCTGCGCTGGGTTTGGCCTGGTCCTCTGACTCTTCAGGTCTCCCCTCGTGACCTCCATCCTAcagcagaggaaactgaggccctgaggcCGTGAATGACTTTCCCGAGGTGCAACAGCAGAGTGCAGCGTGGggctgagtgtgggctccctCGGTGGGCTCCTCCTTCTGGCGGTGCCCTGGCCTCACCTAGACCCTGTCTGCTAGGTGTGGGGCTTCTATCGCGGCCTCTCGCTTCCTGTGTGCACGGTGTCCCTGGTGTCCTCCGTGTCTTTCGGCACCTACCGCCACTGCCTGGCGCACATCTGCCAGCTCCGGTACGGCAGCCCTGACGCCAAGCCCTCCAAGGCCGACATCGCGCTTTCGGGATACGCCTCCGGCCTCGTCCGCGTGAGTAGGGGCAGCCAGGGTGGGGAAGGCCCAAGAGAGACTGCGGAATCTGCGAGGTTATCCACCCTagcaggtggggaaactgaggcttgatgAGGGCAGACACTGGAGGCCGTGCATGGAGCCAGGGGCTGTGGGAGAGGAACTGGCATCCCGCCCAGGCTGGGCCCAGAACCCCTGAGCAGTTCACAGATGAGGGGCTCACTGCTGTCCTGCCCAGCACGGCCCCTTGGGGAAGGGGGCTGTGACCAAAGGGACCCTCCCCGTCACGGTCAGAAGGTCACCTAGAAGCCACCATGGGGAGCTGAATAGGCAGGCCCCGGGCACTCATGGCTCCGGGCACAGAGATGCCTGAACACAGTCAGCTGTTGCTGGACGCGGGCATTTCTCCATCCTCAACTGTGCGTGGAGCACCTGCAGTGCCCgtctgccctcagggagccctCGCTCCCGCAGTGGGGACAGACTTCTGCACACTGTGACAGCACGGAGCCAGCTGGAGCAGCCCAGTGGCTGAAGGCCTGGCCCAGGGGTCCagaccaccaggcccagctctcAGCTCTGACTCTCAGGAGCTGACAACCTTGGGCAAGCAAGGGAGACTCTTGGAGCTTCTGTCTCTCCATCTGTAAGACGCATGATGAGAATTTAGTGAGATCATGAGGGTAAAGCCCCCAGCACACATATGTGGAGTCCGACATGAATGAGTACCCACGAAGTGGCAGCCAGTAtgtctagtgatttttttttttttttttttgagacagagtcttgctcggttgcccaggccagagtttagtggcatcatctcggctccctgcaacctctgcctcccgggttcaagcaattctcctgcctcagtctcctgagtagctgggactacaggcacgtgccaccacgctcgactaatttttgtatttttagtagagatggggtttcacccatattggccaggctggttttaaactcctgatcttgtgatccacctgccttgacctcccaaagtactgggattacaagcttgaccCGCTGCGCCCGGCCgtgatattattttattgctgATACGTTATTAAATACGTTCTTGAACCTGGGTCACCGACATTTTCTTACCACCTCCCAGGAGAAGTCCGGCAGGTTGGCGCCTGGGAGAGATGTGGCTGCCGAGGAAGCATGAGCTTTGGTGGGCAGAGCTGGCTTTGGACCCCGTGGCCCCCAGCTGTGGGCCAGCCTGCAGGGTCTTGGGGCCCAACTTCCTGAGGTCACCATGGGCAACATGAGGCCGGTGGGAGGCCAGGTCCAGGCTGTGGGCAGAGCCACAGGTGGCTGACCCCTGCCTCCTTCTCTGGTCCAGGTGTTCCTGACGTCGCCCACTGAGGTGGCCAAAGTTCGCCTGCAGACGCAGACACAGAAGCAGCAGCGGCGGCTCTCGGCCTCGGGGCCCTCGGCTGTGCCCCCCGTGTGTCCTGCGCCCCCAGCCTGCCCAGAGCCCAAGTACCGCGGGCCGCTTCACTGCCTGGCCACAGTAGCCCGCGAGGAGGGGTTGCGCGGCCTCTACAAGGGTAGCTCAGCCTTGCTGTTACGGGACGGCCACTCCTTTGCCACCTACTTCCTTTCCTATGCCATCCTGTGTGAGCAGCTCAGGCCCGCTGGCCACAGCCAGCCAGGTGAGCAGGGGCTGGAACCTGGCAGGGCGGGGAGCCCGGCGGGATGAGGACAAGGTGAGGTCTTGCTGCCCGCCAGTACCCAAGTGGGGGCTTGAACTCGGCTTCCTGCCTCCCAGGGTGGGCTCCTCAGTTCCCCCAACACCAAGAGTCAGGACAGAGTTGCTGTGTCAGCGTCAGTGTGTGGCTGTGGACAagttcccttcccctctcccaagCCACTTGCAAATGAGGATGGGCCGGAAGAGTGAGTCCAGGGCACATTGCCCTGGGCGCCCCGATCAGGCTCCCAGTCAAGGCACTGTGGTCTCTCTGCAGATGTTCTGGGCGTGCTGGTGGCCGGGGGCTGTGCGGGAGTCCTGGCCTGGGCTGTGGCCACCCCCATGGACGTGATCAAGTCGAGACTGCAGGCAGATGGACAGGGCCAGAGGCGCTACCGGGGCCTCCTGCACTGTATGGTGACCAGCGTGCGGGAGGAGGGACCCCGGGTCCTTTTCAAGGGCCTGGTGCTCAACTGCTGCCGCGCCTTC
Proteins encoded in this region:
- the SLC25A47 gene encoding solute carrier family 25 member 47, which gives rise to MGREDGAWSCSRYWKGRAEDGVCGVAVGYPLDTVKVSHLTQGSLSLLCPQSSMAGTIKRVRIQTEPKYTGIWHCIRDTYHRERVWGFYRGLSLPVCTVSLVSSVSFGTYRHCLAHICQLRYGSPDAKPSKADIALSGYASGLVRVFLTSPTEVAKVRLQTQTQKQQRRLSASGPSAVPPVCPAPPACPEPKYRGPLHCLATVAREEGLRGLYKGSSALLLRDGHSFATYFLSYAILCEQLRPAGHSQPDVLGVLVAGGCAGVLAWAVATPMDVIKSRLQADGQGQRRYRGLLHCMVTSVREEGPRVLFKGLVLNCCRAFPVNMVVFVAYEAVLRLTQGLLT